The following is a genomic window from Photobacterium sp. GJ3.
GCCAGGAATGTACACATCCCCAGGAAGAAAGACAGTGCCATGTTCTCGATGAAAATCGAGCGAACCATTAAGCTAATATAATGTTCCATGTTTCCCTTACTCCTTCGCTTCAACTTGTTCTGGACGGAAGGTACGAATTGTCCAGATCAGGAAGCCAATCAGGAAGAAGGCAGACGGTGCCAGTAGCATGATACCGTTCGGCTGATACCAGCCACCTTCAGAGATCAGCGGCAATACCTGAACACCAAAGATGCTTCCAGAGCCCAGCAGCTCACGGAAGAAACCCACAGTAATCAGAACGAAACCATAGCCTAAACCGTTACCAATACCATCCAGCAGAGATGGCAGTGGTGCAGATTTCATGGCGTAAGCTTCCGCACGACCCATGACGATACAGTTGGTGATGATCAGACCAACGAATACAGACAGCTGCTTAGAGATGTCGTAAACGTAAGCTTTCAGGATCTGGTCCACCACGATTACCAGAGAGGCGATGATCGCCATCTGCGCGATAATACGCACGCTGTTCGGAATTTGGTTACGTACCAGAGAAACAAAGAAGTTGGAAAATGCTGTAACAA
Proteins encoded in this region:
- a CDS encoding NADH:ubiquinone reductase (Na(+)-transporting) subunit D; amino-acid sequence: MADTKEMKKVLLGPLVSNNPIALQVLGVCSALAVTTKLETAFVMTLAVTFVTAFSNFFVSLVRNQIPNSVRIIAQMAIIASLVIVVDQILKAYVYDISKQLSVFVGLIITNCIVMGRAEAYAMKSAPLPSLLDGIGNGLGYGFVLITVGFFRELLGSGSIFGVQVLPLISEGGWYQPNGIMLLAPSAFFLIGFLIWTIRTFRPEQVEAKE